Proteins encoded in a region of the Pieris napi chromosome 5, ilPieNapi1.2, whole genome shotgun sequence genome:
- the LOC125049711 gene encoding chymotrypsin-1-like, whose translation MWILLISIISLLCNIYAKPSDITGKIINGAEAPDGAIPYQASIRLQDGSHFCGGAILNTKWILTAAHCIEPAYMRYIRVVVGTNDVKNGGQQFKLSKITCHPDFTKKNYLNDVCLLQVDGTIHFDSKVKSIALPETETKAGANLLISGWGKISEDPESYPQKLQMLNVTAISTEECKKSLGKFIPIDDTKICTNKLKGSSACSGDSGGPLVDGTSVVGIASFVITPCAVFDYPDGYTRVLSYKDWITKNIA comes from the exons atgtggATTCTtctaatttcaataatatctttattgtgtaacatttatg CAAAGCCTTCAGACATAACAGGAAAGATAATAAATGGCGCTGAGGCACCGGATGGAGCAATACCCTACCAAGCATCTATAAGGCTGCAAGACGGCAGTCATTTTTGTGGTGGGGCAATTCTCAACACAAAATGGATTCTAACTGCAGCACATTGTATTGAGCC AGCCTATATGAGGTACATTCGAGTAGTAGTTGGTACAAATGATGTAAAAAATGGCGGGCAACAGTTTAAACTTTCAAAAATTACATGTCATCCTGATTTCACCAAAAAGAACTATTTAAATGATGTATGCCTTTTGCAAGTGGATGGTACTATTCATTTTGACAGTAAAGTCAAGTCAATAGCCTTACCGGAAACAGAAACGAAAGCTGGAGCTAATCTCTTGATTTCCGGTTGGGGAAAAATAAGCGag gaTCCAGAGTCTTATCCTCAAAAATTGCAAATGCTGAATGTAACGGCTATTTCTACAGAAGAATGTAAGAAGAGTTTGGGAAAATTCATTCCAATTGATGATACTAAAATATGTACGAATAAATTGAAGGGATCCAGTGCCTGTTCT GGCGATTCAGGTGGTCCACTCGTCGATGGGACATCAGTTGTTGGCATTGCATCTTTCGTTATTACACCCTGTGCCGTATTTGACTATCCTGATGGTTATACAAGAGTGCTTTCATACAAGGACTGGATTACAAAGAAcattgcataa
- the LOC125049547 gene encoding chymotrypsin-2-like, producing the protein MMLKLSLWLLFVVACVQAKKRDGDSRIIKGRPAQDGTLPYMASIQVTGQGHKCGGAILDSKWILTSGHCIARVLPNIDKLKVVVGTISLKAGGQKFNVSKVTVHPDFDKSKLINDIALLQVSTPMEFGDKVQAIALPDKDTETGANVLVSGWGLTQNKQNAYPDRLQVLNRIALSIENCKDVIGDVSNEKILCTVPQKKGTGICIGDAGNPLVEGKAIVGVASFILFDCGSKYPDGYASVFAYKDWIKKNMS; encoded by the exons atgatgttaaaattaTCGTTGTGGTTACTCTTTGTCGTTGCTTGCGTTcaag caAAAAAAAGGGACGGTGACAGCAGAATAATAAAAGGAAGGCCAGCGCAAGATGGAACGTTACCATACATGGCATCAATCCAGGTTACTGGGCAAGGCCACAAGTGTGGAGGTGCCATACTTGATTCCAAGTGGATTCTAACTTCCGGACATTGTATTGCCCG agTATTGCCCAATATTGACAAGCTTAAAGTAGTGGTTGGCACCATTAGCTTAAAGGCTGGAGGTCAAAAGTTCAACGTATCAAAGGTTACAGTGCATCCCGATTTCGATAAATCAAAACTTATTAATGATATAGCCCTTCTACAAGTCTCTACACCTATGGAATTTGGTGATAAGGTGCAAGCTATAGCTTTACCAGATAAGGATACAGAGACAGGAGCAAACGTTTTGGTTTCCGGGTGGGGATTAACACAAAAT AAACAAAATGCTTACCCAGACAGGCTACAAGTTCTCAATCGAATTGCACTATCAATTGAAAACTGCAAGGATGTAATAGGAGACGTGTCAAATGAAAAGATATTGTGTACCGTACCTCAAAAAAAGGGAACTGGTATCTGCata GGAGACGCGGGCAACCCTCTAGTGGAAGGCAAGGCAATAGTTGGTGTCGCCTCATTCATATTATTTGATTGTGGTTCAAAATACCCCGACGGATATGCAAGTGTCTTTGCTTACAAAGATTGGATAAAAAAGAATATGTCATAA